The Niastella koreensis GR20-10 genome includes a window with the following:
- a CDS encoding alpha/beta hydrolase, translating into MIFYNWDFYCVQIHDNEVSFIEEAEKTITQDGISVKIHIVKPVGAKKDLPVFMFFHGGGWVLGDNPTHRRFVRDLVVESGLVAVFPDYTPSPEAHFPVAINQAYAATQWVSLHGDEIGVNGKKPAVAGNSVGGNMTTVVALMAKEKKGPEIKQQVLFWPVTDASFETGSY; encoded by the coding sequence ATGATTTTTTACAACTGGGATTTCTACTGCGTACAGATCCACGACAATGAGGTTTCCTTCATTGAAGAAGCTGAAAAAACAATAACCCAGGATGGCATCTCTGTAAAGATCCATATTGTAAAACCTGTTGGCGCTAAAAAAGATCTTCCTGTATTTATGTTCTTCCATGGTGGCGGCTGGGTGCTGGGCGACAATCCTACACACCGTCGTTTTGTGCGGGACCTCGTTGTTGAAAGCGGCTTGGTGGCTGTATTCCCCGACTATACGCCTTCACCCGAAGCACACTTCCCGGTTGCTATTAACCAGGCTTATGCGGCCACCCAATGGGTATCGTTGCATGGTGATGAAATAGGTGTGAATGGGAAAAAACCGGCAGTTGCCGGTAACAGTGTGGGTGGCAATATGACCACTGTAGTTGCCCTGATGGCTAAAGAGAAAAAAGGTCCGGAAATAAAACAACAGGTATTGTTCTGGCCGGTAACCGACGCCAGCTTTGAAACCGGTTCTTACTGA
- a CDS encoding carbohydrate-binding protein — MKFYTLRKQLLLFMSILMLLLATVISATAQTPKFKVVAFYNGTYDAAHINFVHEAIPWFTNLGAQYGFSFSATNNWDNLNANFLKDVQVVFFLDDAPYSAAQRAAFQTYMENGGGWMGFHVSAFTTDAGEWSWYHNTFLGTGNFVSNTWEPTTAVLKCEDRTQPSTLRLPTTFTSAVSEWYSWSNDLRKNANIKVLCSVDPSSFPLGTSQQWTSGYYPIIWTNKNYKMVYANFGHNAMNYSTNVGLSSTFASQTQDNFIIDAIMWLGGQPSGPAPAAPIPGTIQAENYTNMSGVQTETTTDTGGGLDVGYIDAGDYIDYKVNVQTAGKYAVQYRVASQNGGGSIQLKDSTATILATTAVPATGAWQTWTTITDTVVLAAGTQTLRVAVPVGGYNLNWITFAVATPNNPNNPAPIGQVITLKGNNGFYVSGENGAKAMTCTRTAPQAWEQFTVLDAGNGKVNLRSMGQYVSSENGTKAITCNRPAPQGWEAFDWIVNTDGSISLRGNNGFFVSSENGEEAMTCNRPTASGWEKFNFAIVSGARVLAAQSIIATPTEKEAFPNPFTTSLHYTVPEKYSTHTVTVYDFSGKQILHYNVNNRLGTYTLDGSRLPKGLYILDISSGDFHKRMKVQKDK, encoded by the coding sequence ATGAAGTTCTACACACTTCGAAAGCAGCTATTGCTTTTTATGTCTATTCTTATGCTGTTACTTGCAACAGTAATTAGTGCAACCGCACAAACACCGAAGTTCAAGGTAGTAGCCTTTTACAACGGCACTTACGATGCAGCCCACATTAACTTTGTTCACGAAGCCATTCCGTGGTTTACCAACCTGGGAGCTCAGTATGGATTTTCCTTCTCGGCCACCAACAACTGGGACAATCTGAATGCAAACTTTCTGAAGGATGTTCAGGTAGTGTTCTTTTTGGATGATGCACCTTACAGTGCCGCTCAACGCGCCGCGTTCCAGACATACATGGAAAATGGCGGTGGCTGGATGGGCTTTCACGTTAGTGCCTTTACCACCGACGCCGGTGAATGGAGCTGGTATCACAACACCTTCCTGGGTACCGGAAATTTCGTAAGCAATACCTGGGAACCTACCACGGCTGTTTTGAAATGTGAAGACCGCACACAACCAAGCACCCTGCGCCTGCCCACCACTTTTACTTCAGCAGTGAGCGAGTGGTACAGTTGGAGCAACGACCTGCGCAAAAACGCCAACATTAAAGTACTTTGCTCGGTTGACCCTTCCAGTTTTCCTTTGGGTACCAGCCAGCAATGGACCAGCGGTTATTACCCCATCATCTGGACGAACAAGAATTATAAAATGGTGTATGCCAACTTCGGGCATAACGCTATGAATTATTCTACCAATGTTGGGTTGTCATCAACATTCGCCAGCCAAACCCAGGACAATTTCATCATCGACGCAATTATGTGGTTGGGTGGACAGCCTTCGGGACCTGCTCCCGCAGCACCAATTCCAGGTACTATCCAGGCAGAGAACTACACCAACATGAGTGGCGTTCAAACTGAAACTACTACCGATACAGGTGGCGGTCTGGATGTAGGTTATATCGATGCAGGCGACTACATCGATTACAAAGTGAATGTACAAACGGCCGGTAAGTATGCAGTACAATACCGCGTGGCCAGCCAAAACGGTGGCGGCAGCATTCAATTGAAAGATTCAACAGCAACCATCCTGGCAACCACTGCTGTACCAGCTACCGGTGCCTGGCAAACCTGGACAACCATTACCGATACTGTGGTACTGGCTGCCGGCACACAAACATTAAGAGTTGCTGTTCCCGTTGGCGGCTACAATCTCAACTGGATCACTTTTGCTGTAGCTACACCAAACAATCCAAATAACCCGGCGCCGATTGGTCAGGTTATTACCCTGAAAGGTAATAATGGGTTCTATGTAAGTGGTGAAAATGGCGCCAAGGCCATGACCTGTACCAGAACTGCACCACAGGCATGGGAGCAGTTTACTGTATTGGATGCCGGTAACGGAAAAGTGAACCTGCGCAGCATGGGCCAATACGTGTCATCAGAAAACGGCACCAAAGCCATCACTTGTAACCGCCCTGCGCCACAAGGTTGGGAAGCTTTTGACTGGATCGTGAATACAGATGGAAGCATTTCACTGCGTGGTAACAATGGTTTCTTCGTAAGTTCTGAAAATGGCGAAGAGGCCATGACCTGCAATCGCCCAACTGCATCAGGCTGGGAGAAATTCAATTTTGCAATTGTAAGCGGTGCAAGAGTACTCGCTGCACAAAGCATTATTGCAACACCTACGGAGAAGGAGGCATTCCCCAATCCGTTCACTACAAGTTTGCATTACACCGTGCCTGAAAAATACAGCACGCATACAGTAACGGTGTATGATTTCTCAGGTAAACAGATCCTGCACTACAACGTAAATAATCGCCTGGGTACATATACCCTCGATGGAAGCAGACTGCCAAAAGGTTTGTACATCCTCGATATTTCAAGCGGTGATTTCCACAAGAGAATGAAAGTGCAGAAGGATAAATAA